Within Bombus fervidus isolate BK054 chromosome 3, iyBomFerv1, whole genome shotgun sequence, the genomic segment AGAAGTATTGCTTCATAGATTACGTGGTTTATGTGATAATGTAGATACTGGACCAGAAACCTTTAATGATCATGAAATGTGTTTTAGCATcaggtatataaaataattttacaaatactattttatttatgaatctACGACATTACTTAATGCTTTATATTTTAGAGGAGCTGAACAACCATTACTTTTACGTGTAAGAAGAGCATTAGATTATCAAGATATGCCATggcaattacgttatatcggtcAACCTGAATTGGGTGACAAGTCAAGACCTACAATCGTTAGAAGTAGCTTAGATATAGCAACTAGTAATACTGTTGTTGACTTTTTAACAGAACTTGGATGTAGGCTAGATTTTGAATATATTGCACGTGGTTATATGTTTCGTAAGGGTAGAATGAAGGTTACAGtttccaaaatatttaagatggGACAACAGGGAAAAATACCTGAAAGTATGGAAGCAATATCTCAAAGTTATCTAGTGGAATTGAGTGTTTTAGCACCTAGTGGCCAAGATGCAATAGCTGAAGATATGAGAATTTTTGCAGAACAATTGAAACCCTTAGTACAGCTTGAAAAAATTGACTACAAAAGATTTGTTcattaatataagaattataaaccagtattgaatttcaaattatatttgtgTAAGTCTTTCTGTAGAATTGTATATATaaggaaattttttataatttaaactatacgagaaataaaaattgttatattttctataattaaattattattcttatatatttttttcttatatatttttacgtgtGACCTATaccataaatttaattattgtagagtaatatatatacgtatgatACGAGAAGAAACATGCATATTATATGAGTACATAGATATTCTATTGTTTATATGAAGTGAATCAATACAGAGTATTTATcgattttcatgaaaaattatatggCACTATtgttgtttttaaataaataattaaaagcttCCTTTGGTTATAAATGTACGTTATTGtttaatgtattaatttcattgcataatatttacaagtaatctataattaaaatatgaatatatattttagatttgTATTAACAATCTAAATATTACTcaaacaaattaatattttttaagtacAGGATAGTAAACATTTAAAAGACATAATCattgaatattaatacgtGATCCTAAAGTAGAAATAAACTATCATTTGACTAGGAAGTAGAAAGCAATATACACCAATGCCATCTTAGAAAGGAGGCCACGGAAGAAGATTAACGCTACATACGCCACCATTTTGTGGACATTTCTACTTGTGCAGTACGAGCGAAGGGTTGTGTGTTACGAAACTACGAAATCCACTTAATCAACGTATACATTTaagtaagtaaaatataataatattttatcgaaattagaTATGCACTTGTTTATTTGtacttaattttgaaaatattacgcgaaaataagaaaattgctTCAAAAATTCTATGGCGTCAGTTTTTGTTCCGACAAATTCTAAAatctttttgtaatatttatacatttatgcgaataaaatcgaaaacaaaataatatttgtatatagcaacaatatttcaaataacatACGAGATCTACATTCCTGAATAAATTCCGAAATAATTAGTCCTCGTTACTGCAGTAAATTGAGAGCACAACATGGCGGTATACCGACTTTCCCTTTTTAGTATAATCGACTAACTTTTGTGACTGACTCGATTGTAGATTATTGAGGTTATTATATAAGATTAACTTGATTATGAAGCAGACACATGCAAAATACATATTGCTTTTTAGCtgtaaatattgtatacaGCAGTATTATTTTTGTCACCGGTCGATATCTTTTTAGTATAGGTAAACTGACAGTGGGTGTCGATTTATTCTCATAGGCCGTAGGCCATAGGCTATTGAATTCGATAATATGTCCATCAAGGACACACTAcctatttatatgaaatacttCAATTATCAACACATACGTACTTAAactattgatttattaatcaAAACTTCTgttgataatttaaaatttattttgttattaataaaaaaaaatttcttctttatagACGCAATGTCACGTTATCGTGAATGGGATCCTTCATGTAAAGTTTACGTTGGTAATTTAGGAAACAGTGCTAGTAAACATGAAATTGAAAGTGCATTCAGTAAATATGGCCCACTAAGAAATGTGTGGGTTGCAAGAAAACCACCTGGTTTTGCATTTGTAGAATTTGAAGACCCACGAGATGCAGAAGATGCAGTTAGAGGGTTAGATGGAACGTAAGTGTTATGTAGTAATTATTGTGTGTGTACAAACACACACATAACACACATACCTGTATATggttgtatattgtatatatacatattgtgtatatataattcatatgtAATAAcagttttatgaattttaacaataaaaatcgttttgtattttttattatttttcagacGCTGTTGTGGGACCAGAGTCCGAGTAGAAATGTCCTCAGGAAGAAGTAGGCGTGGAGGTGGAAGGAGATCAGGTCCAAGATATTCCAGGTAagaaatcttaaaatattgaatatccATGTTTTACAGCAACATTTGAGCTGCTGCAGATGACTAAGTGTCTCACCAAGTAGGTATTACAGTGCAGTTATCAAATAAGAATGTCAAGAAATGATGCACGGGTTTCggtgaattttttttatgcaCAGAGGatgtaaattgttttttttttttaattattttatataggaATGCAgatagaatatattatatactatatttatttgatattatcgCTCTTCTGGCTAGTACTCTTATGCAAATTGCAAATTAAAGATTTGATAAGTTGTAATgataattgaagaaaaagtttcattgagcatcataaaatatttttatataaaatgtgaaaatttACGAGGTTAGCCGAAGAGCAACCAAATACACTGCATGGGAAACCTAAACGGGAGATGCTAGGGTAAATTTTTAGTTATGGCAGAGGTAGCGATATCATATATAGCTCATTTTTTTCCCCATTGTAATCTCCTTGTGAATATGCTTAGCGAACAACAGGATTCACATACCATATATCTTTTTGACAAACTTATAGGTCCAGATCTTGCAGTCCTCGAAGGAGATCACTGGGTCGTTATCCAAGGTAAGATTTTCCTAGCCCTGTTAACCGTAATTTTCAGGTGCGAGtagacaaaagaaagaaatcaaaGCGAAACATGGCGATTGGCAACATATGAGCAGTCTGAAACATACAACagtttttcttaattttttttaggTCCTGGTCAAGAAGTCCACGCAGATCGCCGATAAGCCGATATTCTAGGTAATCCCCTcatgtttcataattttatcaaattttcagGGCCTTACCAAGAACAGTCGATCTACAAATTGCAAGTAGGTATTTACAAGTACCGCTTGTATTGTGATCATCGCAATTTTGCACGCAGAATCacaatatatcatataaaacaTAGAATAATTCTGATCGAAATGTATTGAACACTGAGAATTGCGCAATTGTCACGATCGGCGGtcaaatattgttaattgATTGGCATAAGTTGGAGAGGACAGGACTAAAAGAATAGATAGGCTGAGGACGAAGAAATAACTTAGAAAACTCAAAAAAGATAATCGAAAATTTGAGCTCCAGAATTAGTTGGCAACTACGATGCTAGTTTGGTGCATAAAGAGAAGCACCGGTGGCAGATAAAAGTAAATCATAGCGGTGTCTGGTGTTAATTTTACCAGtttaaaacaatttgtttCTAGTGCTTATTGTGGTCTTATTATAGTAtcttatgaattttattttctaaatgctTGGAATTAAGTTATTTGGTATTCAAAACTATGATTTTAACAATGCATAGAAATTATGTAATAAGCAATCGCAGTTGatcattttatttgaaaaattttgttatctATTCAGGTACCAAATTAAGTAGAAGTTACACAtccaatttaattaaatatttcgttatatagtaaaagattttgatattaaaattcactAATGTGCAAATATCTCATGCACTTCGTATTTTGATcacatttatttatcgtacacGCATTGACGCAGTTTTTAATTGTTCTTATTACTTTTGGTGTATTAGTTGTACAAagtcgaattttattatttttttaaaatacggTTTCTTAGTATACTGCACCATGCGTTGCGATAAGTATATAACGGATAATTTGATACATCCatcatataaatttaatcagaTCAGTTGCAAGTAGAGTCTTTTGTACGCATTAGAGTGGGCAGTCTAGGATAATCGTAACGATAATATCACTGACGAGTGATACATGTGCAATTTTGTGAATTTGGATTAAGGAAAAAAGTCGTGTATACCAATAGTGGCCAGGAGTATGATAACTTTGATGGTTATATTGCTAAAACTGACGTTTGCAGATTCTACCAGCGTCAGCTCCTAGCTCTGCTCGTCTCCCCgccactactactactactgctactactactactacagCCACCGTGAAAAAAAGTCTAGCAATCAAAactgaacaaaaaaaaagccTGCCTGCCCACTAACTTCCCAACCAGTCACCATCAGTCACCACCAGTCACCGGTAGGAGCCAAGTCGTCCGTCAGTTGACAGTCCGATGCTGTCCGTCAGTCCGTCTGTTCCCCTTCAAAAAGACTTCTTCGGGCTACCTCAACCTCTAGCGGCTAGGAGCATCGTGAATCCATCGAACAGCCGACGCGATATGAACGAATACTTCTGTCAAAATCTCGGCGCGTCAGTCCGTCCGTCCGTCCCAActtctactactactactactactgctactactactactcgTCAACCATCACGTTAAACTTAGCCGACAACGCGACCGCCACTTCTCTTCGACTGAGCAAAGCAAAATGATCACCACCTACACACCATCCCACCACCACCCAACCAAGTACCACCACCACCAACCACCACTACATGTTCACAGTTGTCTGGTATTTCACCGATTTTCAaagattttttatctttttttttcttttttttttgtctaaTTGATGGTGTCATGTTCTCTGCAGTCCAATGACAgtttctattaattaattatgtttatTCAACAGATTTTTAGCAAACGGAATAGAAGACACtggttaatatttttttttaattgttttagtGATATGTTGGTACACATTGGACCAGGGAACTGCCGCCTGttacataatatgtatttatcaagatatatatttacatatatatctgtaacagttgtaaaaatttattttaactaaaTTAATCCTACTTTCGTTTATTGGTTTCTCATTATTGGTGAGATGtcattttgtattaattattgtgTCTAACTAGTTTTATCACCCCTTAGGCAAATAGGAATTAGCCAGTCCTAATTCTATTACGGTTGCCTTGCGATCATTTTCGTACCTATGTGTTCAACGCACGACGTTCTGTTTCGTCTCATACATCATCTAATACAACcacgtttaattttatattataatattttggaGGAATATAGAGCATGATTTAGATGCGATCTTAGGTGGCATATATTTCAGAAAGTTAATACCATCTTAATGATAATGACACAAAACTTGAGACAAAATAGAACGTCgtgtattaataaattgtttttcaaactttaataaaaagtGGTATAAAatgcttttttaatattttaggtCAAGATCCCGTAGCCCTCGAAGGAGATCACTGAGCCGTAGCCGTAGCCGAGACCGCCGTTCTCGTTCGGATTCCCGTGACAGACGGTACTAATATTAccacaaattaaaaaaacaaaccAGAAAGAATATATGCATAGAAAAGTAGCAAAGATCGAATTTTGCACTTCCAACATAAAGAAAATTGTCATCGATTGTGTTTTTCTACTGTTCAACATGgaagaaagatgaaagaaaCTCATGAATATATAGCATTCCCAGTACTTCTTAACTAAACAAAGTTTTAGTGTTGCACGAATTCGCCTGTTCTATTCTCTTTACAATGAAATTCCCGGTTTCCAGTGCAAAAAAGCAATGTAGTGAATTTACATCGAGGAGCAAgtgtatattttctaaatgtcTTTTCTATTTACTTACAGTTAGGTGCTAAAAGTGTTTGAGAGAACGGATCGACTAAATGTGCCGGATGGAAGATAAAGAAAACCgattttatatgtacataaaaaagataatCGTTACCACGCGTACATATTCTATCGAAGCAATGATAATACGAGTAAAAGACATTCATaagagatataaaataatacacgtACATAATGTTTAGAATTTAAGTTGTTAACACTTTGTACACGCATAAAACGTTGCTTGTATGCGTAAAACTTAATTAGACATGTACCCAGGCGTGTGTAGTCGGTTTCACATGCACAACACATTTTCACAGACGCGTACACAtgtatacaaaggtattgtacacgcaacaaaattatttgtgaTGTAAACTATCGAGTATGATAAATCTCTTACGGAACGTACCCATTGCTTCAAAGTGTACGGGTGAGACAAAAAGAATTCGGTTGCAATTGAGGACAATTACTACGATAAGCATAACAGTGAGACGTTTTTCATGTAAAGAAGTTCATGAAGAAATAGAAGGAACGGCCGTTTTAtgttgtattaattattttgtactcTTACGAATTTAagactttaaaataaaaatgtatggtATAATTATTTTGGCTTTCCTATTGCAAATAGCAGTTTGATGTTCATTAATAGAAAACAATAAAGTATGGAAGTAATAGTACATCGGAGTCGTATATTTCATATCTCTTATCCCATTAAATATtcagttaaaaaagaaattatcacatatatatatattgaaattattatacttggttacattttctttgttaaattattgatTTCATTGACGCAGTGAATTCTTAAATATAAGAAACGTTTCCTAAAGGAAGCATGCATAATCGAACACCTTGTTGACATAGATGATAATCTCTTATGGGTAAAGCAAGGGTTTCATCTAgaagttttaaaatttctaaataagaTTTTAATGCTTCTTGGTGCTTCCCTTCCTCCAGGTTTCTGGAAGCAGTTCTAAAAATGGCATCCGTgtcttgtaacgcttttaaacCTTTGAAAATATTAGTATTCTTGCCACATTTGGAACATCCGATCATGAACTCGTTTGTGTCTGCTTTTATAGGTAGAACGTTTCCACATTCTTTACCAGTCTCGCACTTGAATCTAAAAAAAgatcgaaatatttcatgCCTTTAATTTCGAGCCACAAAAGATTTGAAATAAtcgtatcaaaataaagaatacCTTAGAATCGTTGGATCGATTTCTTCCAAAGTAGGCCAATGTGCTGTACATGCTTCACAGTTGCAATCGAACCAGTATTGAACTCTTAGTTTCCGTTTCCGTTCAGCTTCGGGAGTAGTTGTAAAAATTGGGCCGTAGTTTTCGGAGATTTCCTCTCCTGCTGGAATAGTGCGAATTGCTCGTACAACCATAGTGGTACCGATAAAATACCTATGTAGCCAGTGATGATTATTTACGATTTACTATTTCATAATTACTATCCTAGTAATTAAATTATGGACGATTGTTAttatgaatttcatttatgtTACAGTTCGCATTAATAGCTTTCTATTTACCTGATGATACCAGGATTGCACGAATGATTAAATAGTGAAACTGTCGAGTAAACACCCCCGCcaataaatttacttttagCTTTTGCTAAAATATTGCTACCCTTTGGTACAACTAATTCCGATATCTgagaatgaaatgtaaatgtataaatgctaaatatataaaatatataaaactttcGATTCTACATTTGATACTAGTTTtactggaaaaaaaaaaaaaaaaaagggaaaaagagaaataacatGACTTACTTCATGAgcgttaaattgtattaacattaaattatgTAGAATTAAACTGCCTATGTATAATTCACCATCGGAGGGTATCGCTTCCGCTGAATCTGGGGTTTTAACCCATTCGGGAAAGTAAGGGCTTCGTTTTAAAAGTCTCAATAGCCAAGTAGCTATATAAGTTCTATGGAAAAGATCTTCCGATGTTCTTTCTTCCTCGTGAGTTACTGTACAAAGAGAAACATAAATGGATATTGTgcatatatttttctcaatgaatatctattaataaacgtgtttaattaaaaacatcaTGATATTAGATTTATTCCATCAAAAGGCGTTCTTTTCCCATTTTTGTACGACTGTAATAATCGATTAATTGATTACTTAATCCATAGATAGCTTCGAAGTCATCGTGTCGACGAGGTCG encodes:
- the Med18 gene encoding mediator complex subunit 18; protein product: MSAPISTAMDNLTAAIRSNIIPNQEYLLQGSVLDSAVEVLLHRLRGLCDNVDTGPETFNDHEMCFSIRGAEQPLLLRVRRALDYQDMPWQLRYIGQPELGDKSRPTIVRSSLDIATSNTVVDFLTELGCRLDFEYIARGYMFRKGRMKVTVSKIFKMGQQGKIPESMEAISQSYLVELSVLAPSGQDAIAEDMRIFAEQLKPLVQLEKIDYKRFVH
- the LOC139985418 gene encoding RNA-binding protein 1-like isoform X2 — translated: MSRYREWDPSCKVYVGNLGNSASKHEIESAFSKYGPLRNVWVARKPPGFAFVEFEDPRDAEDAVRGLDGTRCCGTRVRVEMSSGRSRRGGGRRSGPRYSRSWSRSPRRSPISRYSRSRSRSPRRRSLSRSRSRDRRSRSDSRDRR
- the LOC139985418 gene encoding RNA-binding protein 1-like isoform X4, which gives rise to MSRYREWDPSCKVYVGNLGNSASKHEIESAFSKYGPLRNVWVARKPPGFAFVEFEDPRDAEDAVRGLDGTRCCGTRVRVEMSSGRSRRGGGRRSGPRYSRSRSRSPRRRSLSRSRSRDRRSRSDSRDRR
- the LOC139985418 gene encoding RNA-binding protein 1-like isoform X1, with the protein product MSRYREWDPSCKVYVGNLGNSASKHEIESAFSKYGPLRNVWVARKPPGFAFVEFEDPRDAEDAVRGLDGTRCCGTRVRVEMSSGRSRRGGGRRSGPRYSRSRSCSPRRRSLGRYPRSWSRSPRRSPISRYSRSRSRSPRRRSLSRSRSRDRRSRSDSRDRR
- the LOC139985418 gene encoding RNA-binding protein 1-like isoform X3 yields the protein MSRYREWDPSCKVYVGNLGNSASKHEIESAFSKYGPLRNVWVARKPPGFAFVEFEDPRDAEDAVRGLDGTRCCGTRVRVEMSSGRSRRGGGRRSGPRYSRSRSCSPRRRSLGRYPRSRSRSPRRRSLSRSRSRDRRSRSDSRDRR